One region of Ruficoccus amylovorans genomic DNA includes:
- the hisG gene encoding ATP phosphoribosyltransferase, translating to MLGLPKGSLEEATLKLFAKAGFKITKSSRSYRPGFDDPELDGRFIRAQEMSRYVEHGFFDCGLTGHDWVVENGSDVVEVCDLIYSRASNVKSKWVLVVPEASSVQTVKDLEGKRIATEVVSLTRKYLESNGVTADVEFSWGATEVKVPDMVDAIVDLTETGNSLRANKLRIVDVLLETNTKLIANKQAWEDPAKRAKIETIALLLTAALTAEAKVGMKLNIHKDKVAEVLKELPALRNPTISPLTNGDFVALEVIVDEKVVREMIPTLKAHGAEGIIEYPLNKVVP from the coding sequence ATGCTCGGCCTTCCGAAGGGTAGCCTCGAAGAGGCGACTCTCAAGCTGTTTGCCAAGGCCGGCTTCAAGATCACCAAGAGCTCACGGTCGTACCGCCCCGGTTTCGACGATCCGGAGCTCGACGGGCGCTTCATCCGCGCCCAGGAAATGAGCCGTTACGTCGAACACGGCTTCTTTGATTGCGGGCTCACCGGGCATGACTGGGTGGTGGAAAACGGTTCCGACGTGGTCGAGGTCTGTGACCTGATCTACAGCCGCGCCTCCAATGTCAAAAGCAAGTGGGTGCTTGTCGTGCCCGAGGCTTCCTCTGTCCAGACCGTCAAGGACCTGGAGGGCAAGCGTATCGCGACCGAAGTTGTCAGCCTGACCCGCAAGTACCTGGAATCCAACGGCGTCACCGCCGACGTGGAGTTCTCCTGGGGCGCGACCGAGGTCAAGGTGCCCGACATGGTGGACGCCATCGTGGACCTGACCGAGACCGGCAACTCCCTGCGCGCGAACAAGCTGCGCATCGTTGACGTGCTGCTGGAAACCAACACCAAGCTCATCGCCAATAAGCAGGCTTGGGAAGACCCGGCCAAGCGCGCCAAGATCGAGACCATCGCCCTGCTGCTGACCGCCGCCCTGACCGCCGAGGCCAAGGTCGGCATGAAGCTGAACATCCACAAGGACAAGGTCGCCGAGGTGCTCAAGGAGCTGCCCGCCCTGCGTAACCCGACCATCTCTCCCCTGACCAACGGCGACTTCGTCGCGCTGGAAGTCATCGTGGACGAGAAGGTCGTGCGCGAGATGATCCCGACCCTCAAGGCCCACGGTGCCGAAGGCATCATCGAGTACCCGCTCAACAAAGTCGTCCCCTGA